From Dasypus novemcinctus isolate mDasNov1 chromosome 8, mDasNov1.1.hap2, whole genome shotgun sequence, the proteins below share one genomic window:
- the LOC101439518 gene encoding zinc finger protein 782-like isoform X8, with amino-acid sequence MPSECDTTRPTYLNLSSLASNCQYSRDKADEFNVSEKWLLNINNGRTNTGGKCFHYNKNMKAFSREEEYIQNQTIKSLGQGFEYSECGKTFHKKAAFVESKSAHTKVKPYNYNEYEKNLCDKSALISQNISKEDQSHHEFNEYKCNENMSNCSRITQLRRINKRGKTCRQKSYFREHQGILLEVKPFQYGDSFCHDSAFLVPQTTHTAEKSSDNTCREAFSYQAAFSVHQRTHVRAKSYECKEFGKPCSVNSRPVQSQKSHPREKPFECHECGKAFSKKYSLRIHQRTHTGEKPFECNECEKSFSLISGLKDHQRTHTGERPYKCDECGKAFKLKSGLRIHYRTHTGEKPYKCNRCGKAFGQISQLIVHQRTHTGEKPYKCNQCGESFSQKSNLRVHQRTHTGEKPYKCDECGKSFRQKSNLRGHQRTHTGEKPYNCNQCGESFSQKSILRVHQRTHTGEKPYECNECGKAFSDNSVLRKHQRTHTGEKPYKCNQCGESFSQTSNLRVHQRTHTGEKPYKCDECWKTFSQKSSLREHQKSHTGDSTYEYK; translated from the coding sequence ATGCCTTCTGAATGTGACACCACAAGACCTACTTACCTTAATCTAAGCTCATTGGCCTCGAATTGTCAATACTCAAGAGATAAGGCTGATGAATTTAATGTATCTGAGAAATGGCTCCTCAATATTAACAATGGCAGAACTAATACTGGAGGTAAatgttttcattataataaaaatatgaaagccTTCAGTCGTGAggaggaatatattcagaatcaGACAATTAAGAGTTTGGGGCAAGGTTTTGAGTATTCTGAATGTGGAAAAACTTTCCATAAGAAGGCTGCCTTTGTTGAATCCAAGAGTGCTCACACAAAAGTAAAACCTTACAATTATAATGAATATGAGAAAAACCTATGTGATAAGTCTGCACTTATCTCTCAGAACATTTCTAAAGAGGATCAGAGTCACCATGaatttaatgaatataaatgtaatgaaaataTGAGCAATTGCAGTAGGATCACTCAACTTCGAAGGATtaataaaagagggaaaacatGCCGTCAAAAATCATACTTTAGAGAACATCAAGGAATTCTTCTAGAAGTGAAACCATTTCAGTATGGAGATAGTTTCTGCCATGATTCAGCCTTTCTGGTACCTCAGACAACTCACACAGCAGAGAAATCCTCTGATAACACATGTAGAGAGGCATTTAGCTACCAGGCAGCTTTCAGTGTACATCAAAGAACTCATGTAAGGGCAAAATCCTATGAATGTAAGGAATTTGGAAAACCTTGCTCTGTGAATTCACGCCCAGTTCAGTCTCAGAAAAGTCATCCAAGGGAGAAACCCTTTGAATGTCATGAATGTGGGAAGGCTTTCAGTAAGAAGTACAGTCTAAGAatacatcagagaactcacacaggCGAGAAACCctttgaatgtaatgaatgtgaaaAATCTTTCAGTCTTATATCAGGCCTAAAGGatcatcagagaactcacacaggGGAAAGACCATATAAATGTgatgaatgtgggaaagctttcaaactgaAGTCAGGCCTAAGAATACATTATAGAACTCACACAGgggagaaaccctataaatgtaaTAGGTGTGGGAAAGCTTTTGGTCAGATATCCCAACTCATAgtacatcagagaactcacacaggGGAAAAACCCTATAAATGTAATCAGTGTGGAGAATCTTTCAGCCAGAAATCAAATCTCAGAGTACaccagagaactcacactggggagaaaccctataaatgtgaTGAATGTGGGAAATCTTTTAGGCAGAAATCAAATCTCAGAggacatcagagaactcacacaggagagaaaccctataatTGTAATCAATGTGGAGAATCTTTTagtcagaaatcaatcctcagagtacatcagagaactcacacaggggagaaaccttatgaatgtaatgaatgtggaaaagctttcagtgaTAATTCAGTCTTAAGAaaacatcagagaactcacacaggagagaaaccgtATAAGTGTAATCAGTGTGGAGAATCTTTTAGCCAGACGTCAAATCTCAGAGtgcatcagagaactcacacaggGGAGAAGCCCTACAAATGTGATGAATGTTGGAAAACTTTCAGCCAGAAATCAAGCCTGAGAGAACATCAGAAATCCCATACAGGGGATTCAACATACGAATATAAATAA
- the LOC101439518 gene encoding zinc finger protein 782-like isoform X3: protein MKVAQECCTITVLHILLRAAENEKISGYCFTKPELIFALEQGEDPQLLEEFLYRSHIEHCHPEERIEKSSENQGKQLWQVLFTNNLLTTKQENISGTPCNLDINIFSSRVMPSECDTTRPTYLNLSSLASNCQYSRDKADEFNVSEKWLLNINNGRTNTGGKCFHYNKNMKAFSREEEYIQNQTIKSLGQGFEYSECGKTFHKKAAFVESKSAHTKVKPYNYNEYEKNLCDKSALISQNISKEDQSHHEFNEYKCNENMSNCSRITQLRRINKRGKTCRQKSYFREHQGILLEVKPFQYGDSFCHDSAFLVPQTTHTAEKSSDNTCREAFSYQAAFSVHQRTHVRAKSYECKEFGKPCSVNSRPVQSQKSHPREKPFECHECGKAFSKKYSLRIHQRTHTGEKPFECNECEKSFSLISGLKDHQRTHTGERPYKCDECGKAFKLKSGLRIHYRTHTGEKPYKCNRCGKAFGQISQLIVHQRTHTGEKPYKCNQCGESFSQKSNLRVHQRTHTGEKPYKCDECGKSFRQKSNLRGHQRTHTGEKPYNCNQCGESFSQKSILRVHQRTHTGEKPYECNECGKAFSDNSVLRKHQRTHTGEKPYKCNQCGESFSQTSNLRVHQRTHTGEKPYKCDECWKTFSQKSSLREHQKSHTGDSTYEYK, encoded by the exons GGTACTGCTTTACAAAACCAGAACTGATCTTTGCATTGGAACAAGGAGAAGACCCACAGTTATTAGAAGAATTTCTATACAGGAGCCACATAG aaCACTGCCATCCTGAGGAACGCATAGAGAAGAGCTCAGAAAATCAAGGCAAACAATTGTGGCAAGTTTTATTCACCAACAACTTATTAACTACCAAACAAGAGAACATCTCAGGAACACCATGTAATCTGGACATAAACATATTTTCTTCAAGAGTAATGCCTTCTGAATGTGACACCACAAGACCTACTTACCTTAATCTAAGCTCATTGGCCTCGAATTGTCAATACTCAAGAGATAAGGCTGATGAATTTAATGTATCTGAGAAATGGCTCCTCAATATTAACAATGGCAGAACTAATACTGGAGGTAAatgttttcattataataaaaatatgaaagccTTCAGTCGTGAggaggaatatattcagaatcaGACAATTAAGAGTTTGGGGCAAGGTTTTGAGTATTCTGAATGTGGAAAAACTTTCCATAAGAAGGCTGCCTTTGTTGAATCCAAGAGTGCTCACACAAAAGTAAAACCTTACAATTATAATGAATATGAGAAAAACCTATGTGATAAGTCTGCACTTATCTCTCAGAACATTTCTAAAGAGGATCAGAGTCACCATGaatttaatgaatataaatgtaatgaaaataTGAGCAATTGCAGTAGGATCACTCAACTTCGAAGGATtaataaaagagggaaaacatGCCGTCAAAAATCATACTTTAGAGAACATCAAGGAATTCTTCTAGAAGTGAAACCATTTCAGTATGGAGATAGTTTCTGCCATGATTCAGCCTTTCTGGTACCTCAGACAACTCACACAGCAGAGAAATCCTCTGATAACACATGTAGAGAGGCATTTAGCTACCAGGCAGCTTTCAGTGTACATCAAAGAACTCATGTAAGGGCAAAATCCTATGAATGTAAGGAATTTGGAAAACCTTGCTCTGTGAATTCACGCCCAGTTCAGTCTCAGAAAAGTCATCCAAGGGAGAAACCCTTTGAATGTCATGAATGTGGGAAGGCTTTCAGTAAGAAGTACAGTCTAAGAatacatcagagaactcacacaggCGAGAAACCctttgaatgtaatgaatgtgaaaAATCTTTCAGTCTTATATCAGGCCTAAAGGatcatcagagaactcacacaggGGAAAGACCATATAAATGTgatgaatgtgggaaagctttcaaactgaAGTCAGGCCTAAGAATACATTATAGAACTCACACAGgggagaaaccctataaatgtaaTAGGTGTGGGAAAGCTTTTGGTCAGATATCCCAACTCATAgtacatcagagaactcacacaggGGAAAAACCCTATAAATGTAATCAGTGTGGAGAATCTTTCAGCCAGAAATCAAATCTCAGAGTACaccagagaactcacactggggagaaaccctataaatgtgaTGAATGTGGGAAATCTTTTAGGCAGAAATCAAATCTCAGAggacatcagagaactcacacaggagagaaaccctataatTGTAATCAATGTGGAGAATCTTTTagtcagaaatcaatcctcagagtacatcagagaactcacacaggggagaaaccttatgaatgtaatgaatgtggaaaagctttcagtgaTAATTCAGTCTTAAGAaaacatcagagaactcacacaggagagaaaccgtATAAGTGTAATCAGTGTGGAGAATCTTTTAGCCAGACGTCAAATCTCAGAGtgcatcagagaactcacacaggGGAGAAGCCCTACAAATGTGATGAATGTTGGAAAACTTTCAGCCAGAAATCAAGCCTGAGAGAACATCAGAAATCCCATACAGGGGATTCAACATACGAATATAAATAA
- the LOC101439518 gene encoding zinc finger protein 782-like isoform X7, whose protein sequence is MDRNGETEAESVLIPLQKGVEHCHPEERIEKSSENQGKQLWQVLFTNNLLTTKQENISGTPCNLDINIFSSRVMPSECDTTRPTYLNLSSLASNCQYSRDKADEFNVSEKWLLNINNGRTNTGGKCFHYNKNMKAFSREEEYIQNQTIKSLGQGFEYSECGKTFHKKAAFVESKSAHTKVKPYNYNEYEKNLCDKSALISQNISKEDQSHHEFNEYKCNENMSNCSRITQLRRINKRGKTCRQKSYFREHQGILLEVKPFQYGDSFCHDSAFLVPQTTHTAEKSSDNTCREAFSYQAAFSVHQRTHVRAKSYECKEFGKPCSVNSRPVQSQKSHPREKPFECHECGKAFSKKYSLRIHQRTHTGEKPFECNECEKSFSLISGLKDHQRTHTGERPYKCDECGKAFKLKSGLRIHYRTHTGEKPYKCNRCGKAFGQISQLIVHQRTHTGEKPYKCNQCGESFSQKSNLRVHQRTHTGEKPYKCDECGKSFRQKSNLRGHQRTHTGEKPYNCNQCGESFSQKSILRVHQRTHTGEKPYECNECGKAFSDNSVLRKHQRTHTGEKPYKCNQCGESFSQTSNLRVHQRTHTGEKPYKCDECWKTFSQKSSLREHQKSHTGDSTYEYK, encoded by the exons ATGGATCGCAATGGGGAAACAGAAGCTGAATCAGTCCTCATCCCCCTGCAGAAAGGAGTGG aaCACTGCCATCCTGAGGAACGCATAGAGAAGAGCTCAGAAAATCAAGGCAAACAATTGTGGCAAGTTTTATTCACCAACAACTTATTAACTACCAAACAAGAGAACATCTCAGGAACACCATGTAATCTGGACATAAACATATTTTCTTCAAGAGTAATGCCTTCTGAATGTGACACCACAAGACCTACTTACCTTAATCTAAGCTCATTGGCCTCGAATTGTCAATACTCAAGAGATAAGGCTGATGAATTTAATGTATCTGAGAAATGGCTCCTCAATATTAACAATGGCAGAACTAATACTGGAGGTAAatgttttcattataataaaaatatgaaagccTTCAGTCGTGAggaggaatatattcagaatcaGACAATTAAGAGTTTGGGGCAAGGTTTTGAGTATTCTGAATGTGGAAAAACTTTCCATAAGAAGGCTGCCTTTGTTGAATCCAAGAGTGCTCACACAAAAGTAAAACCTTACAATTATAATGAATATGAGAAAAACCTATGTGATAAGTCTGCACTTATCTCTCAGAACATTTCTAAAGAGGATCAGAGTCACCATGaatttaatgaatataaatgtaatgaaaataTGAGCAATTGCAGTAGGATCACTCAACTTCGAAGGATtaataaaagagggaaaacatGCCGTCAAAAATCATACTTTAGAGAACATCAAGGAATTCTTCTAGAAGTGAAACCATTTCAGTATGGAGATAGTTTCTGCCATGATTCAGCCTTTCTGGTACCTCAGACAACTCACACAGCAGAGAAATCCTCTGATAACACATGTAGAGAGGCATTTAGCTACCAGGCAGCTTTCAGTGTACATCAAAGAACTCATGTAAGGGCAAAATCCTATGAATGTAAGGAATTTGGAAAACCTTGCTCTGTGAATTCACGCCCAGTTCAGTCTCAGAAAAGTCATCCAAGGGAGAAACCCTTTGAATGTCATGAATGTGGGAAGGCTTTCAGTAAGAAGTACAGTCTAAGAatacatcagagaactcacacaggCGAGAAACCctttgaatgtaatgaatgtgaaaAATCTTTCAGTCTTATATCAGGCCTAAAGGatcatcagagaactcacacaggGGAAAGACCATATAAATGTgatgaatgtgggaaagctttcaaactgaAGTCAGGCCTAAGAATACATTATAGAACTCACACAGgggagaaaccctataaatgtaaTAGGTGTGGGAAAGCTTTTGGTCAGATATCCCAACTCATAgtacatcagagaactcacacaggGGAAAAACCCTATAAATGTAATCAGTGTGGAGAATCTTTCAGCCAGAAATCAAATCTCAGAGTACaccagagaactcacactggggagaaaccctataaatgtgaTGAATGTGGGAAATCTTTTAGGCAGAAATCAAATCTCAGAggacatcagagaactcacacaggagagaaaccctataatTGTAATCAATGTGGAGAATCTTTTagtcagaaatcaatcctcagagtacatcagagaactcacacaggggagaaaccttatgaatgtaatgaatgtggaaaagctttcagtgaTAATTCAGTCTTAAGAaaacatcagagaactcacacaggagagaaaccgtATAAGTGTAATCAGTGTGGAGAATCTTTTAGCCAGACGTCAAATCTCAGAGtgcatcagagaactcacacaggGGAGAAGCCCTACAAATGTGATGAATGTTGGAAAACTTTCAGCCAGAAATCAAGCCTGAGAGAACATCAGAAATCCCATACAGGGGATTCAACATACGAATATAAATAA